A region from the uncultured Stenotrophomonas sp. genome encodes:
- the ftsQ gene encoding Cell division protein FtsQ has translation MNALLRILAWLLAIALVALPVVAVLNGWVGAERWPLTKLRVHGEFKRVPGEELQKALLPYARAGFFAVKLQDAQQAVEQLPWVASAQVRKQWPDVLEVSVVEHKPFARWGEDRLLSEQGRLFAVPHGLEHAPLPQLDGPDGMTAEVVELYNDSRALFAPAGMDVRRLAMDARGSWSLALDNGTEVVVGRNDARSRLARFVRVLPQLTRTQVPIVRADLRYTNGFTLSWGTPPPAAKQTQDRT, from the coding sequence ATGAACGCACTGCTGCGCATCCTCGCCTGGCTGCTGGCCATCGCCCTGGTGGCGTTGCCGGTGGTGGCCGTACTCAACGGCTGGGTCGGCGCCGAGCGCTGGCCGCTGACGAAGTTGCGCGTGCATGGCGAGTTCAAGCGCGTGCCCGGCGAGGAACTGCAGAAGGCGCTGCTGCCGTATGCGCGCGCCGGCTTCTTCGCGGTCAAGTTGCAGGATGCGCAGCAGGCGGTGGAGCAGCTGCCGTGGGTGGCGAGCGCACAGGTGCGCAAACAGTGGCCGGACGTGCTGGAGGTCAGCGTGGTCGAGCACAAGCCGTTCGCGCGCTGGGGCGAGGACCGGCTGTTGTCCGAGCAGGGCCGGCTGTTCGCGGTGCCGCACGGGCTGGAGCACGCGCCGCTGCCGCAGCTCGACGGCCCGGATGGCATGACCGCCGAAGTGGTCGAGCTCTACAACGATTCGCGCGCGTTGTTCGCGCCGGCCGGCATGGACGTGCGCCGGCTGGCGATGGATGCGCGCGGCAGCTGGTCTCTGGCGCTGGACAACGGCACCGAGGTGGTCGTCGGCCGCAACGACGCGCGCTCGCGGCTGGCCCGCTTCGTGCGCGTGCTGCCGCAGCTCACCCGCACCCAGGTGCCGATCGTGCGCGCCGACCTCCGCTACACCAATGGTTTCACGCTGAGCTGGGGAACCCCGCCGCCGGCAGCAAAGCAGACGCAGGACAGGACATGA
- the murC gene encoding UDP-N-acetylmuramate:L-alanine ligase (Evidence 2a : Function of homologous gene experimentally demonstrated in an other organism; PubMedId : 12876369, 2197603, 7601127, 9166795; Product type e : enzyme) → MIRRLHDTTDLVRAFPRVHFVGIGGTGMSGIAEVMLTLGYEVSGSDNADNAATRRLARLGARVMRGHSAANVLGTDCIVVSSAIRDDNPELMEARSQRIPIMPRAAMLAELMRFRRGIAVAGTHGKTTTTSLTAAVLSEGGLDPTFVIGGQLLAAGANAKLGGGQWLVAEADESDGSFLRLNPLVAVITNIDADHLENYGGDFARVQAAFAEFLQRLPFYGLAVLCIDDPEVAALAAATPRHVMTYGVNGNADVRAEDVVQDGARMRFTLRLPEGSSVPVTLALPGRHNVLNALAAAAIGWQLGVAPETIAIALEKFQGVGRRFNDLGVVATGKGAAVRVIDDYGHHPRELAAVFAAARGGWPEQRLVVAFQPHRYSRTRDQFDAFAAVLSEVDALVLSEVYPAGEAPIPGADARSLARAIRARGRSEPVVVGHASDLVSVLPDVLQDGDLLLMMGAGDIGHVAQQIATGGFLMEGVDE, encoded by the coding sequence ATGATCCGTCGCCTGCACGACACCACCGACCTGGTGCGTGCCTTCCCGCGCGTGCATTTCGTCGGCATCGGCGGCACCGGCATGAGCGGCATCGCCGAGGTGATGCTGACCCTGGGTTATGAAGTCTCCGGCTCGGACAACGCCGACAACGCCGCCACCCGTCGCCTGGCGCGGCTGGGCGCGCGGGTGATGCGCGGGCACTCGGCCGCCAACGTGCTGGGCACCGACTGCATCGTCGTTTCCAGCGCCATCCGCGACGACAACCCGGAGCTGATGGAGGCGCGCAGCCAGCGCATCCCGATCATGCCGCGCGCGGCGATGCTGGCCGAGCTGATGCGCTTCCGCCGCGGCATCGCCGTGGCCGGCACCCACGGCAAGACCACCACCACCTCGCTGACCGCCGCGGTGCTCAGCGAGGGCGGGCTGGATCCGACCTTCGTCATCGGCGGGCAACTGCTCGCCGCCGGTGCCAACGCCAAGCTCGGTGGCGGCCAGTGGCTGGTGGCCGAGGCCGACGAGAGCGACGGCAGCTTCCTGCGCCTGAACCCGCTGGTGGCGGTGATCACCAACATCGACGCCGACCATCTCGAGAACTACGGCGGCGACTTTGCCCGGGTGCAGGCCGCATTCGCCGAATTCCTGCAGCGCCTGCCGTTCTACGGGCTGGCGGTGCTGTGCATCGACGACCCCGAGGTGGCTGCGCTGGCCGCTGCCACCCCACGCCACGTGATGACCTACGGCGTGAACGGCAATGCCGACGTGCGTGCCGAGGACGTGGTGCAGGATGGCGCGCGCATGCGCTTCACCCTGCGCCTGCCCGAGGGCAGCAGCGTGCCGGTGACGCTGGCGCTGCCGGGCCGCCACAACGTGCTCAATGCGCTGGCTGCCGCCGCCATCGGCTGGCAGCTGGGCGTGGCACCGGAAACGATCGCTATTGCGCTGGAGAAGTTCCAGGGCGTGGGCCGCCGCTTCAACGACCTCGGTGTCGTTGCTACCGGCAAGGGTGCGGCGGTGCGGGTCATCGACGACTACGGCCACCACCCGCGCGAACTGGCCGCGGTGTTCGCCGCCGCACGTGGTGGCTGGCCGGAGCAGCGTCTGGTGGTGGCGTTCCAGCCGCATCGCTACAGCCGCACCCGCGACCAGTTCGACGCGTTCGCCGCGGTGCTGTCGGAAGTGGACGCACTGGTGCTCAGCGAGGTCTACCCGGCTGGCGAGGCGCCGATCCCCGGCGCCGACGCCCGCTCGCTGGCCCGTGCCATCCGTGCGCGTGGCCGCAGCGAGCCGGTGGTGGTTGGCCATGCCAGCGATCTGGTGTCGGTGCTGCCGGACGTGCTGCAGGATGGTGACCTGCTGCTGATGATGGGCGCTGGCGACATCGGCCACGTCGCCCAGCAGATTGCCACCGGCGGCTTCCTGATGGAGGGCGTCGACGAATGA
- the murG gene encoding N-acetylglucosaminyl transferase (Evidence 2a : Function of homologous gene experimentally demonstrated in an other organism; PubMedId : 10892798, 12538870, 2187180, 2197603, 8449890; Product type e : enzyme), with protein MAGPSMQQRPVLIMAGGTGGHIFPGLAVANVLRARGIPVTWLGADGAMETRLVPQHDIAIDTLAISGLRGKGKLALLGAPLRVLRAIRAAGFILRERNPRAVVAFGGFASGPGGIAARLHGLPLLVHEQNRAPGLTNRILSRVARRVLTGFPGSFAVREEVVGNPVRAEIAALPAPERRLADRSGPMRVLVLGGSQGARALNNAMPQALAALGGSVAIEVWHQCGEKLHGEAQQAYRAAGVEGRVDAFITDMAAAYAWADLVVCRSGASTLAELCAVGVGSVLVPFAAAVDDHQTRNAEYLVERGAAELLKQDDALAANLEGVLCALAGASGRRLRMAQAARALAMPDAAERIADIILEEAA; from the coding sequence ATGGCGGGCCCGTCGATGCAGCAGCGCCCGGTACTGATCATGGCCGGCGGTACCGGTGGCCACATCTTCCCCGGCCTGGCGGTCGCCAACGTACTGCGCGCGCGCGGCATCCCGGTGACGTGGCTGGGCGCCGACGGTGCGATGGAAACCCGGCTGGTACCGCAGCACGACATCGCCATCGACACGCTCGCCATCAGTGGCCTGCGCGGCAAGGGCAAGCTGGCGCTGCTGGGTGCGCCGCTACGGGTGCTGCGCGCGATCCGCGCGGCCGGTTTCATCCTGCGCGAGCGCAACCCGCGCGCCGTGGTTGCCTTCGGCGGCTTTGCCTCCGGCCCCGGCGGCATCGCCGCGCGCCTGCACGGGTTGCCGTTGCTGGTGCACGAGCAGAACCGCGCGCCGGGCCTGACCAACCGCATCCTGTCGCGCGTCGCGCGCCGTGTGCTGACCGGCTTCCCAGGCAGCTTCGCCGTGCGCGAGGAAGTGGTCGGCAACCCGGTGCGCGCCGAGATTGCCGCGTTGCCGGCGCCGGAACGGCGCCTTGCCGACCGCAGCGGCCCGATGCGCGTGCTGGTGCTTGGCGGCAGCCAGGGTGCGCGCGCGTTGAACAACGCCATGCCGCAGGCGCTGGCCGCGCTGGGTGGCAGCGTCGCCATCGAGGTCTGGCACCAGTGCGGCGAAAAGCTGCATGGCGAAGCGCAGCAAGCCTACCGTGCTGCCGGCGTCGAAGGCCGCGTCGATGCCTTCATCACCGACATGGCCGCCGCCTATGCCTGGGCTGACCTGGTGGTGTGCCGTTCCGGCGCCTCCACCCTGGCCGAACTGTGCGCGGTGGGTGTCGGCAGCGTGCTGGTGCCGTTCGCCGCCGCGGTCGACGATCACCAGACCCGCAATGCCGAATATCTGGTCGAGCGCGGCGCCGCCGAGCTGCTGAAACAGGACGACGCGCTGGCCGCCAATCTGGAAGGCGTACTGTGCGCGCTGGCCGGCGCCAGCGGGCGCCGCCTGCGGATGGCGCAGGCCGCGCGCGCGCTGGCCATGCCCGATGCAGCCGAACGCATCGCCGACATCATTCTTGAGGAAGCCGCATGA
- the ftsW gene encoding integral membrane protein involved in stabilizing FstZ ring during cell division (Evidence 2a : Function of homologous gene experimentally demonstrated in an other organism; PubMedId : 2197603, 7961485, 9006034, 9218774, 9603865; Product type cp : cell process), translating into MDDHARQATRLEAIGGHYDKWLLGAAVALASLGIVMVASSSIALTRNPFHYLNRHLLFIAIGVVLAVAAMRVELKKVEEHNRLLLVACAVLLLVVFVPGLGSTVNGARRWINLGVSKFQTVEAVKVLYIVWLSSYLVRFRDEVNATWQAMLKPVGVVGVLVCLLLMQPDFGSSTLLLGITTCMLVLGGAQMKRIVLPALVMVVALTLLVYFEPYRMRRVTSFMDPWEDQLGSGYQLSNALMAIGRGEWAGVGLGASIQKLNYLPESHTDFIFSVIAEELGFAGVCTIVALYTLLVGRALWLGMRCIEMRRHFAGYIAFGIALWIGLQTFVSIGVNLGILPTKGLTLPLVSSGGSSVMMTCVAIGLLLRVSWEYNRAVRRQEVREEDSEPLFEAAEDEPAATSVTAGAIAAAMQRGPMRGTSRMPQRVEPTFGRIA; encoded by the coding sequence ATGGACGACCACGCGCGCCAGGCAACCCGGCTCGAAGCGATCGGCGGCCACTACGACAAGTGGCTGCTGGGCGCTGCCGTGGCGTTGGCGTCGCTGGGCATCGTGATGGTGGCATCCAGTTCCATCGCGCTGACCCGGAACCCGTTCCACTACCTCAACCGCCACCTGCTGTTCATCGCCATCGGCGTGGTGTTGGCGGTGGCGGCCATGCGTGTCGAGCTGAAGAAGGTGGAAGAGCACAACCGCCTGTTGCTGGTTGCCTGCGCGGTGCTGCTGCTGGTGGTGTTCGTCCCCGGCCTGGGCAGCACCGTCAACGGCGCACGGCGCTGGATCAACCTGGGTGTCTCCAAGTTCCAGACGGTCGAGGCGGTGAAGGTGTTGTACATCGTTTGGCTGTCCAGCTATCTGGTGCGCTTCCGCGACGAGGTCAACGCCACCTGGCAGGCGATGCTCAAACCGGTGGGCGTGGTCGGCGTGCTGGTGTGCCTGCTGCTGATGCAGCCGGACTTCGGCTCCTCCACGCTGCTGCTGGGCATCACCACCTGCATGCTGGTGCTGGGCGGCGCGCAGATGAAGCGCATCGTGCTGCCGGCATTGGTGATGGTGGTGGCGCTGACGCTGCTGGTCTACTTCGAGCCGTACCGCATGCGCCGCGTCACCTCGTTCATGGATCCGTGGGAGGACCAGCTCGGCTCCGGCTACCAGCTGTCCAACGCACTGATGGCGATCGGCCGCGGCGAGTGGGCCGGCGTCGGCCTCGGCGCGTCGATCCAGAAGCTCAACTACCTGCCCGAGTCGCACACCGACTTCATCTTCTCGGTGATCGCCGAGGAACTGGGTTTCGCCGGGGTGTGCACCATCGTCGCGCTGTACACGCTGCTGGTCGGCCGCGCGCTGTGGCTGGGCATGCGCTGCATCGAGATGCGCCGCCATTTCGCCGGCTACATCGCCTTCGGCATCGCCTTGTGGATCGGCCTGCAGACCTTCGTGTCGATCGGCGTCAACCTCGGCATTCTGCCGACCAAGGGCCTGACCCTGCCGCTGGTGTCCTCCGGCGGCTCCAGCGTGATGATGACCTGCGTGGCGATCGGCCTGCTGCTGCGCGTGTCGTGGGAGTACAACCGCGCGGTGCGCCGCCAGGAAGTGCGTGAGGAGGACAGTGAGCCGCTGTTCGAGGCCGCCGAGGACGAACCGGCGGCAACGTCGGTCACCGCCGGCGCCATTGCCGCAGCGATGCAGCGGGGCCCCATGCGCGGTACCAGCCGCATGCCGCAGCGGGTCGAGCCCACCTTCGGGAGGATCGCGTGA